AGAAATCATACCTCCATAACTCAAACTGTCAAATCCTTTCAggttatatttatatagatatagtaatatctatatatattgagatggatatatttatatagatatatatatatctatatatatatatatatatgtattgccCAGTTGTGATATTGTCTAACAAAAAACCACCCAATCCAGTACAAAAAACCAAGGAGCATGTCACCCCCCTTATGGGTCGGGGGAATCGTTACACTGAGTCTGTCGATACGACTCAGTGAATGAAGGATGATCCTTAAAGAACTCCTGAAGCAATCTATCAGTCTGCATCTGATGCGCCCTAAGAGCCCGCATCTCTGATCTCATTTCATCCAGCTGACTCTTATACGCTTCAgcatctttcttatgttgttcAGAGTCTTTCTTGTGTCTTTCAATCTCAGACAGGTAGCATTGCATCTTAAGTTGGTCACGTTGTCTACTTGACTCGGGAATGACCATCTCCCCGAGTCCTCGCGCATATCCAGGtcgatggccaaggacctccctgAAGACAGTCTCTGCTGCCTCATCATTACGTTGCTCTGGTTCTAGGCCATCCAACCTACCTGTCATCTCCTTCTGCACATGCACAGAACAACGATTATTAACATAAGTTCTTCCTAAAAAATTACTCATTTATTATTGTCAAAAATAGTATATTGTAGGGAGATGGACTGTATGTAATCTACTCACGTATGTTTCTTCTGTAGCATCTGTCACaaacttgttcttcttcttcgaccAGCGCGTCTCTTTATAGAAGTCAAccaaatttccattctcagCGCGCTACAGAAGATGAGCAACACGTATAAGAAGTTTTTCGAGGTAGAAACATAAGTTTATTGTTTAACTTATGTGCATGGAATTACAAATAGCACATCGTGTTATTCAACCACTACCCAACTTTGTGGTAATTATATCACAAAAATGCAAAGGAAAATGGATTCACATGTAGAGGAAcgtttttatagaaaatacGTGTTTGGAATGCGATCAAGATTATTAAAATGAACATGGTCAGTTGGGAGGCATTCTCATaccttttgctcaaggattCGGACGAATGATTTACGTCCTGATGTGTGATTAATTGCCTGCTTCTTCCTGTTCTCCcggttttgagatgaaattttctgCAATGCACACGTTTTTTGGTTAGCTATGTTGAACAGCCACTATATTTGCCTCTTTAGACATACTAATTTAAGGAtttattacagaaatttgagttGGTTAATATATACCTTAAATGCATCACTGCCCCACCTTCCACACAACTTGACCCATACAAGAGGGTCCACCAAGCTTGTCCCACTAGCTAACGCCTCTTCATGGCTTTCAAATGATTGGTAAATCTTGTGCAAATCGTGATGGAAGGAGTTGAAGCGCTTACGAAGTGCCTTTGTCACCGTCAATCGGTGGTTTTCCCGTTCCCAGTCGAGCACGAAGTCAGACTACAATTCAGAGCAAactagtattaatattaccATTATGAGACATATAAACCACTTCAAACTCATCATATGATATCGAATTGATATCACTTACCCGAACACGATCAATGAGCTCCTCTTTCATGGCTTCTGGGACATCAGTCCAGCGCGCATAGCTCATGTCACAGTATTGTTTAACAATCCAGGATACTCGTGTCGTGAACATAGAAGCATGCTCACAACACGGGGCAGTCTCACCATcatttatctttaaaagtaTTTTCCCGTACTTCCTCACCTTCTCAAACTCGATGCATCTAGCGGGCCCACGAAATCGTTTTCTTTGTTGCTGCGTTACTTCAGGTTCTGTGGGGGCGTCCGCAACTGTATTGAAAAACTCACTAGCTTAGTATATGTAATGTCAAAGAAACATAATTAtaacaaacacatattttgtCAATGCATTCAATATATATCGAAAAAGTCAATATACCAGTTTGTGGTATACTGGCGTCCTCCAATCTCGCGTCTTCTCTAGGAGGTGATTGTTCGCGCACTGGTGAGGCTTCCCGAGTAGGCGCTGGTGTGGGGATTGGGTTGGTAGATGGTGGGGGACTTGGGGGCTGTGTGGAGTCATCCGACGAGCCAGGATTACACTCCTCCGGGCTGTGATATGAGGCAATTTTCACTCCCCTTGGTCGGTTGTGGCGAGCCGAGTACGGTACATGGCGCCTAGCCCGAATACCTCGCAGCCTCCCTCCGCCTCTAGAACTGGGTCCGGCTCGGTCACCTGCGTGTgtattattacaaaataattttaacaaacGTTAGGTCCATAAACACCAAAAATCTGAAAGTAATACGAGAGTGGTTCGAAATAAGATCAATTATCTACCAATTTCAACAGTATGTTAGTAGACTAACCCTTGCACTATGATACACATATAATTACAAAGGCCATGAAGAGAttagtataaattatataccTTGATAATTAATAGCGCTCCTCATGCCGCCAGCTTGAAGATGGGCCTTCTTGATAAATTGGTCTAGTAGGAGAAAGCAATTCCGACCAAAACTTGTCTGTGCAGTGGTTTTCCCTTAATGTGACGTATTATTGTTTTCCCCTCACCTGAATAAGCATCACTCATAGAAATACAAACTGTAAGTCAAACAATACTACAGcaaataagaatataaaaacaAGGGAGTGATATTCTACATATTAGTTCAGTCAAAGAAATCAAAAAGTATACTtaatgtggaaaaaaaaaacattggtaATCACAAACAATATTGAATACTTAATGTCACAATCTGTGGTACCAACCTTAATGCAAAGAAGTTCCtggcatatttttttaatctgacCCAACATCATCGTCTGTGGATAGGTCctcctcatctgaatattcccccTCACTACACGCATCTTCAGAGCCAGAATTCATCATGTCATCATTAATAAAGTCTGATGAATCTATGCATTGACCATCCACATGCATGACTTCCCGTGCATCAATATGGCTAGGTGGTATATCAAGCCGATCCagtggagttgacactggaTCAGAGTTATCACACTGCACTGGTTCATAATAATATGAtgactcattttcttgatcggCCTCATGGGTACTTGATTCGCCATCATTAATATCTGCGTTACTCCTCAACATGGACGGAATgttgtatacattcctatttgtaTAGTTCTGCACAACACCCCAATTCCCTTTCACCCTTAAATCTCTTATGTAGAAACATTGATCAGCCTGACTTGCCAACACGAAcggttcatccttataccaagtcctgCTCAAGTTGACACTAATCATATGGTCGTCCACCCGAACCCCTCGTTTTCgatcaccaacgtcaaaccaatcacattcaAATAGGTACACCCGACGCCACTCCATGTAGCGTAACTCTATGATATTTTTAAGACAACCATAAAAGTCTGCATTATTTGTGGCCTCGTCCCCAGTTACCAAAACCCCAGAATTTTGTGTACGCCGGCGAAGTTCACGACCCTTCGTATGAAACCGCTTTCCATTTATTATGCATGCATCATATGATGCAACCCAACGGTCAGGCCCGCAAGCCAACGCATACAGATCAGCTGACACATCAAGCGGGTTCTTGGTACGATGTTCCTGGATCTATAGCAATATTGTTGAAGATTtacaagtttttattattttcataattccaaaacatgtcaaataaatttatgatgTCAACATAGATAAGTATGGAGGAGAACTTACACAGTGCTTGAACCAAGTTGCAAACTCGGTTTGATGCGTGCTCACGATGCTGTTTGGGTGTTGCACCCTACATTTCTCGTAGTGTTCCCTGAATTTGGAGCACATAATCGCAACACAGTTCAACAAGCGTTATgggcatgcatatataaaaacttGTTAAGTTTGAGATGGAAGTAGATTTTGATCTAAAAGAGATTGATGCTTACTGTATATAGGGTCCAATCTCCGGACAATTGTTGAGCACATACCATATGGCTGCCTTAAAGAGTTTatcttctaattgcacattGGAAGCTATACCCAAAGGACGAACTTTCTGGTTAAAAACTCGGAATCCATCTATAGTTTCCTCTTCATCAGCATCAATGTTGCGGTCAGCTCGATTGAAGCGcgtctcaacatcttggaggtatatggagcaaaatgtcaggcaTTCAGTATGAATGTAGGCCTCggctattgaaccttctggtcgggccttattcttaacataccgcttgaatttgcctagatatctctcaaatgggtacatccacctatattgtactggaccTCCAAGTATAGCCTCATGGGGCAAATGGACAGCTagatggaccatgacatcgaaaaaggagggagggaatatcatctccagtTTGCATAAAATGGTGACTATATCAGTTTGGAGCTGGGATAGGCGATTCACATCCAGTGTGCGAGcgcacaactctttgaagaaagtgctaAGTTCAGTCAAAGTCAAGGCAATGTCACTTCTTAAAAACCCCCCTGCAGCAATTGGGAGTAGTCTTTGAAGGAAAACATGACAGTCGTGGCTTTTCAACCCAGTGATTTTGCTATCACGTGTAGAAACACAGTTCGAGATATTGGAAGAGAACCCGTCTGGAAATTTGATATCGCGTAGCCACtcacataacttcttcctttcaTCTCCATGTAATGTGTACAGTGCATGCGGCATTGTTACATGATAACCTTCACgcctcaaatgtaattcttttctatagCCCAATAACTCCAGGTCACGccttgaattgatattatccttagttTTTCCTGAACTGTTCATTAAAGTGAATAAGACGTTCTCggcaatattcttctcaatatgcataacatctaaattatgcCGAAGTCGAAGTGTTGACCAGTAAGGTAACGTGTAGAATATGCTGCACTTTGTCCAATTCAGCTCTTCGGCAGTACGTTTTCTCTTCCTAACAGATTTGCCAAACGTCACATCCCCAATCATCTGCAATTGAGTTAGAATATCGTATCCTCCCAAATCCCTTGGTGGCATgcgatgatcttctttaccgTTGAACAACCCTTTCCTCCTTCTCCACATGTGATCTGGCTGTAAGAAACGTcggtgtcccatataacaatgttttcggccatATTTCAACTAATTGGAGTCCGTGTCAGCATTACAAGACGGACAAGCTAATTTTCCCTTTGTTGACCAGCCAGAGAGATTCCCGTATGCaagaaagtcattgattgtccacaacAATGCAGCATGCAGCGTAAACGTCTCCTTACTTGAGGCATCATATGTGGGTACCCCATATTCCCAGAGTTCAAGCAACTCATCCAGCAACGGTTGCAAGTAAACATCGATCTCATTccctggtgaccttggccctggaatAATCAGAGATGTTATAAAGAATTggtctttcatgcatgaccatgGCGGCAAGTTATACGGGACAAGGATCACAGGCCAAATGCTATGAGGTTTAGCCAAGTTGTTGAAGGGAGTGAAGCCGTCACTTGCTAGTCCGAGCCTAACATTACGAGGATCCGCAGCGAACCAActatgatgttcatcaaatttcttccaagaCTCAGAGTCAGCCGGATGTCTCATACTACTATCTTCTATTGCCCGatgctctttatgccatctcatatcaccTGCTATCTTCGCAGACATAAAAAGACGCTGCAATCTCGGTTTCAACGGAAAATGGCgcaacactttttgaggtatGACGCGTGATCCGTGTGTATTTGGCATCCACCTCGAAGCCTTACATATGGGGCATTCATTAAGCGTGGCATattccttccagaataagatgcagtcgtTGGGGCACGCATGGATTTTATGGTAATTGAAACCCAACCCGCGCTCCAAAGACTTtgactcctcatatgattgtggTAAGAGCGCATCAGGAAAGGAAGACCGCAATAGAGCAAGGAGCATGTCAAATGATTTAATTGACCATCCACCGATTGATTTGATGTGTAATAACTTCACAATGAAAGACAACTTTGTAAATGTTGTACACCCGTCGAAAAGAGGACGTCGGGCATCCTCCAGTAGCTTGTCAAAAGACGTTGCAGGTGAATCTTCAGGAATTGGTGGCCTATTTGATGATCCAGTGTTCTCTTGTGGCACATCAACAAAGGTGCCTGCACGCATGTCATCCAACATCTGCTGCATGTCATCAATGTAATCATCTTCGGGTATATCCTCATTCGAGATATCGTCGTCACTGACGTATTGTGTGGtatcctcctccccatgaaatatccattgtgtgtaatttggattgatccctttCATGAACAAATGGGTTTCCACCTCAAGTATAGGAAGCCACAGATTGTTAAGGCATGTACGGCAAGGACACCGAATGCGATCCCGTCCACTTGCATGAATTTGGGCTTGTGTCAGGAAATTTTTAACCCCTTCGGCGTATGCAGGTGATAATAGTCTATCGGgctcattcatccaacttttgtccatctaaaaaaAGTGGGTGAGGAATAGAGTTAGACAAACAGAGCCCATGATTACCAGGTAGTTGATGAAGTCACGTTTGACAAACATGGAAAAATTTATGCAAAATATATGACCTTTGGGAACATCATGCAATTGCATGACGGGTATAGTACATGAAATTTGAACATGAAGAAATGTAGAATTCATACACATATGTCTAGCATGTGTATCTGTTGAAAGCCTTGCTCATATGAGAAAGGTGTGTATgttacaagtatcactcattcCACAGTTGAGTTAGTGGAATGAGTGAGGAAATTTGAGTTGTACATTAGACATCAAGATTATAAGAGAAGCCTCTGATCACATGGTATCACAATCTTGATTGAGTGATTAAATTTAGTTACCAATTGGATCCCTAAACGAACATAGCGTGGACCTCATGAATGGAGTATAAATGTTTAACTTGAAGTCTAGGCATTTTCGGGGGATAACTGGTATATCAATCCAATGATTTCTAGTATTCATTGGTTCGTTGTTGCATGACTCATGAGGATGGGCCTTCTTCCAGCCTCCTAGAGAACATCACCCACAATAACAATAGCTTTCTGCTATAAAAGATGGATGTAGCTGTCTAGCTGATGATCATGTACCTTGCATAGACAAGGACAAAATCCCTAAGCTTTAAGTACTTAGGGAGGCCggtctatataaatatatctatacaCTGCTGCATTATAGAAGTAAATGTTCTTTTTACTTGCTGGTTTTTACTTCTGCACTATTTTTAATGCTTTGTGCCCAGACTTTGGACTCTGATCACATCAAATAaagcaagcaagcaagcaagcaaAGCAAAGGGGCAGTCATTGTCTGTGTAGACACGATTTTAAGTACGTACAGCAGGGCCAGCTGCCTGCCTCAGGCCCTCCAGTACCCCCATCGATCATGGTTACATTTATCTCTCCCCAATTTCCTATATCTATTCACATCAGTTCACTCAAGGTCTTAAGTAATTACTGCTACTAATGCTGCaactttccttttgtttttaatggaaattaattaatgaatgatCAAGTTGACAAccctttaattaatttcatctaaaattaatttaaagtgGATTATTATTAGAACcaaaatgattataaaaataaatttataatcatattaatatatgtaaaatgTCACAAATTATTTTCACGAGTTACAAATTTAtagcaatttgtaaatttatttatttagaattataacatttttataattatatgcaaAAATTATAGTTgacgttttaaaaaaaaaaaaaaaaaaaaaacccaaatctgGTCAACCCTTTAATTTCTTATTGAGTTAGCATGGTCAATAACTCAACCACAAACACAAATGTCAAACTGCTCATGTGGCCCTTGGCCTGCCTCTCTTATCAGCACTAAAGGAAGGCTAGAGCCTAATGGTAGAGGCAAAACCCAAAGATTTG
The genomic region above belongs to Carya illinoinensis cultivar Pawnee chromosome 4, C.illinoinensisPawnee_v1, whole genome shotgun sequence and contains:
- the LOC122308450 gene encoding uncharacterized protein LOC122308450 codes for the protein MKEELIDRVRSDFVLDWERENHRLTVTKALRKRFNSFHHDLHKIYQSFESHEEALASGTSLVDPLVWVKLCGRWGSDAFKKISSQNRENRKKQAINHTSGRKSFVRILEQKRAENGNLVDFYKETRWSKKKNKFVTDATEETYKEMTGRLDGLEPEQRNDEAAETVFREVLGHRPGYARGLGEMVIPESSRQRDQLKMQCYLSEIERHKKDSEQHKKDAEAYKSQLDEMRSEMRALRAHQMQTDRLLQEFFKDHPSFTESYRQTQCNDSPDP
- the LOC122307470 gene encoding uncharacterized protein LOC122307470; its protein translation is MGHRRFLQPDHMWRRRKGLFNGKEDHRMPPRDLGGYDILTQLQMIGDVTFGKSVRKRKRTAEELNWTKCSIFYTLPYWSTLRLRHNLDVMHIEKNIAENVLFTLMNSSGKTKDNINSRRDLELLGYRKELHLRREGYHVTMPHALYTLHGDERKKLCEWLRDIKFPDGFSSNISNCVSTRDSKITGLKSHDCHVFLQRLLPIAAGGFLRSDIALTLTELSTFFKELCARTLDVNRLSQLQTDIVTILCKLEMIFPPSFFDVMVHLAVHLPHEAILGDVETRFNRADRNIDADEEETIDGFRVFNQKVRPLGIASNVQLEDKLFKAAIWEHYEKCRVQHPNSIVSTHQTEFATWFKHCIQEHRTKNPLDVSADLYALACGPDRWVASYDACIINGKRFHTKGRELRRRTQNSGVLVTGDEATNNADFYGCLKNIIELRYMEWRRVYLFECDWFDVGDRKRGVRVDDHMISVNLSRTWYKDEPFVLASQADQCFYIRDLRVKGNWGVVQNYTNRNVYNIPSMLRSNADINDGESSTHEADQENESSYYYEPVQCDNSDPVSTPLDRLDIPPSHIDAREVMHVDGQCIDSSDFINDDMMNSGSEDACSEGEYSDEEDLSTDDDVGSD